Proteins found in one Zea mays cultivar B73 chromosome 1, Zm-B73-REFERENCE-NAM-5.0, whole genome shotgun sequence genomic segment:
- the LOC100280301 gene encoding Serine carboxypeptidase-like 51-like precursor codes for MERPRCYSPLALHLLLCLFSLRACSAASITAGTPDESELWGYVEVRPKAHLFWWYYKSPQKTSTPSKPWPTVLWLQGGPGASGVGLGNFLEMGPLDVDLKPRNSTWLHKADLIFVDNPVGTGYSYVEDDSLFVTSDWQQAADMTTVVRALAKEVPTLASSPLFLVAESYGGKYAATLGASIARAVRAGELNVTLGGVAVGDSWISPEDFTLSYTPLLLSVSRLDDNAGDEANKKAETVKEQIVAGQWAASQKSWGSLLDFIDTKSGNVDVYNFMLDSGMDPVALPVGSSSLMSSLQAMKYSTYGQDSQPGSNTIDGIMNGVIKQKLKIIPKNFTWGEQSDSVYNALVNDFMKPKIDEIDELLSYGINVTVYNGQLDVICSTNGAEAWVQKLKWDGLRTFLSLPRQPLYCGASKGTKAFVRSHKNLHFYWILGAGHYVPADQPCIALSMISSITQSPAS; via the exons ATGGAGAGGCCGCGTTGCTACTCTCCGCTTGCCCTGCACCTCCTCCTCTGCCTCTTCTCGCTCCGCGCCTGTTCCGCCGCGTCCATCACAGCCGGCACCCCCGACGAGTCGGAGCTGTGGGGGTACGTCGAGGTCCGGCCAA AGGCGCACCTGTTCTGGTGGTACTACAAGAGCCCGCAGAAGACGTCGACGCCGTCCAAGCCATGGCccacggtcctctggctgcagggCGGCCCG GGCGCGTCCGGGGTCGGGCTCGGCAACTTCCTGGAGATGGGGCCGCTGGACGTGGACCTGAAGCCGCGCAACTCGACGTGGCTCCACAAGGCCGACCTCATCTTTGTG GACAACCCGGTCGGCACAGGGTACAGCTACGTGGAGGACGACAGCCTGTTCGTGACCAGCGACTGGCAGCAGGCCGCGGACATGACGACGGTGGTCAGGGCGCTGGCGAAGGAGGTGCCCACCCTGGCGAGCAGCCCGCTGTTCCTGGTCGCCGAGTCCTACGGCGGCAAGTACGCCGCCACGCTCGGCGCGTCCATTGCCAGGGCCGTCCGCGCTGGCGAGCTCAACGTCACGCTCGGAG GTGTGGCGGTTGGAGATAGCTGGATCTCGCCGGAGGATTTCACG ctttcctacacACCGCTGCTTCTGAGCGTGTCGAGGCTGGACGACAACGCCGGCGACGAAGCAAACAA GAAGGCGGAGACGGTGAAGGAGCAAATCGTGGCGGGGCAGTGGGCCGCCTCGCAGAAGTCATGGGGCAGCCTGCTAGATTTCATCGACACAAAGAGCGGCAACGTC GACGTTTACAATTTCATGCTCGACTCCGGCATGGACCCGGTGGCACTGCCCGTGGGTTCTTCATCACTGATGAGCAGCTTGCAGGCGATGAAGTACTCGACGTACGGCCAGGACTCCCAGCCTGGCTCCAACACCATTGACGGCATCATGAATGGGGTCATCAAGCAAAAGCTCAAGATAATCCCCAAGAACTTCAC GTGGGGGGAGCAATCCGACTCGGTCTACAACGCGCTGGTCAACGATTTCATGAAACCGAAGATCGATGAG ATTGATGAGCTGCTGTCTTATGGCATTAATGTGACGGTGTACAATGGCCAG CTCGACGTAATCTGCTCGACCAACGGAGCAGAAGCATGGGTTCAGAAGCTCAA ATGGGATGGTCTGAGGACCTTCCTGAGCCTGCCAAGGCAGCCCCTCTACTGTGGCGCCAGCAAGGGTACCAAGGCCTTTGTCAGGTCCCACAAGAACCTGCATTTCTACTGGATACTTGGAGCAGGGCACTAT GTGCCTGCAGACCAGCCCTGCATCGCGCTAAGCATGATCAGCAGCATAACCCAGTCGCCAGCAAGCTAG